The nucleotide window ATCGGGCGAGCCGGCTGCCAAACCGGGCTGCACCTGAGGTCAACCTATCCCCAACGTATGCAGGTATCACAGGTATCAAGAGTGAAACCCGAATCGTTCGACGACATGAAAGAACTGGTGTAGGCGATTACCGCCTCCTGGCAAGGCACGGTGACCTTGCCTACCGTAGGTGATTTCGGCGGCTGATTGGCTCAGTCCAGCTTCGGCAAGGTGAAGCTGAAGGTGGCGCCCGTTCGGCCATCACTTTCCGCGAATACCCGTCCCCGGTGCTTCTGCACGATGCGTTTGACCGTCGCCAACCCCACACCAGTGCCCTTGAACTCCTTCTCGGTGTGCAGCCGCTGAAAGATTCCAAACAGCTTCTGGGCATATCTCGGGTCGAAGCCAACCCCATTGTCCTCGACAGAGATGTACCACTCCGTCTCATGCGCTTCGCAGTTCACCTTGACTTCGGACACCTCGCGCTTGGCCGAGTATTTGACCGCATTGCTCAGCAGGTTCGTGATCACCTGCTGCAGCAACTGCAGGTCACCCTGCACGTGAGGCAAATCTCCGATCTGCCACCGTATCGGATGGCTCTCGAATTCGGCTGCAGCGTCTCGGCACCCTTGGACGACCAACCGGTTCAGGTCCACGGAGCGCACATTCACCTCCTGACGCCCCGATCTGGAGAGCACCAGCATGCTGTCAATCAGGTCGGTCATCCGCAGCGCCGCTTGCTTGATCACCTTGAGGTGCTGCCCGACGCGCTCATTGGGTGCTTTTTCCAGTGCCTTCTCGGCCAGCTCGGCGAAGCCCATCACGTGCCGCACCGGGGTCCGCAGGTCATGCGAGGCGCTGTAGGTGAAGGCTTCCAGCTCCTGGTTCGAGAGCTGAAGTTCGGTGTTGGCCGTTTCCAGCTGATTGGTCCGCTCCCGCAGCGCCGCCACGCTCTCCGCTCGTTCCAGGACCAGCCCGAGGCTGTACACCGCCGTTTCCAGCGTGGCTGTATCTGCTGGCGTCCAGGTCCATTGATCGAACAGTCCGACAGCCAGCACGCCCACTGGCTCCCCGTGAATTCGCACCAAGAAAGATGCGCCGGCGTGCACATGGCTGATGAGCTCACTCGGGGTCTCTTCGCTCCGGATGTAGTGATCCTGATAGAAGGGGTGCCCGCTGGTCCAGGGGACATACACCGTCGGCGCGGTCCAGGCGAGGCCCTGCTCACGCATCCGGTGCAACAGGTCAGCATTGCCCGTATCGCCGACCTGGGCCTTGAGGGCCCAACGGTTGCCTGCTGGTTCCCAGTAGGCGGCTGTACCCGGCGGCAGCATCGAGAGAATCAGTGCCTGAGCGTGCCCTAGGATGACAGAGCGGTCTGTTTCGTCGGCAAGGTCGCGGGACATCAGGGCGAAGGCCTCCAGGGTCCGACTGCGCCGTTCCGTCTCCTCCTGCTGGATCTGCACCTGACGGGCAACGCGGGTCCGCTCCAGGGCCAGGCCGAGGCTGCGTCCCACCGCCCGGATGATGCCCTGTTCGCGCTCGCTCCAGCTCAATTGCCCCTTGACCCCGACCGACAGCACGCTGACCGGTTGACCATCCAGAAAATACGGGTAAGCGGCCACCGCGCCGTAGTTGGGACGCGGCGGCAGGCCCTCACCCACCGCGTCCCAGTGAGACACGAAATGCGGCTGCTGCGTCTGGACGGCCTGCGCGAACCGGGGCGTGTCCTGCGAGAAGCCCTCCTGGATCAGCGTCACGAACTCAGGAGTGACGTCGATCGACCAGGCCGTCGCCCGCCAGCGTGCCGCGTCCAGGTCGTAGTGCACCACGCTCACATCGCCCAGCGTGGCCCGCAGCACCTCCGCAGCCCGGCTGACCAGCGCGGCAACCTCGGTGGTGTCCGCCGAAGCCTCCGTAAAGCGGGTGAACGCCTCCAGGGCCGCGTTCTGAGCTTGTAGTTCCTCCGCTTGGCCCGCCCAGGCGAGCGCCAGGCCCAGGCTGTGTCCCACGGCGGTGAACACCGCCCGGTCGGCCGCTTCCCAGACGGTGGAGGTCTGAGTGCCGACCACCAGCATCCCCGAGGGCCGGCCGGCCGTGAAGTAGGGGTAGAAGGCGGCGATGCCGTACGACTCGGTGTGCTCGAAGCGCTGCTGCTCGGCGTCCCAACCGTCAACGAAGACGGGCGCGCCCGTCTCGACGGCCGCGGCGTAGCCGGGGGTCTCCAAGGGCAATCCAGCGCGCAGCAGCGCCTCGAGCCCCGGGTCCGGTACCCGCGTCACGGTGGCCTTCCAGAGATCGCCTTGCAGCGTGTAATAGCCGATCGACCAATCGGGCAGGAACGAGATAATCAAATCCCGGGCCCACTCGGCTAGGCGCTGCGGATCGTTCTCCTTGCCAATCACGCCGGTCAGTGTCACGAACGCCTCCAGCGCCGCCTGCCGCTCCTGGAGGTGTGACTGGTCGGCCCGGTTCAGCGCCTGTTCAAGCCCCCGAGCAACAGCCAGGAAGAGTTCCCGCTGTGCGGCGCTCCAGGTCGTGCTGCTGCTGAACCCGGCCGTGAACATGAACCGGGGCTGACCCTGATGAAAGTAGGGGGCCAGCCCCACGACATGAAACGCTTCCGTGAACGGCACACCCTGTACTTCCGCGTTCCAGTCTTCTAACAAGACCGGTTGGCGCTGTTCGGTGGCCATCAGAAAGCTGGGGGTCTGCGCTGAAAGACCCGCCTCGACCACTTGCCGCAGCGCTTCGGGCATGTCTGCCGTGGTCATCTGCGCCCGCCAAACGCCATCGTTCCACTCGTAGTACGCGCCCATCAAGTCCGGGATGCTCAGCTGCAACACCCGCTGTGCCTGGCGAACCAGATACCCGATGTCGGTGCTGGTGCCAGCGGCCTCGGTGAAGGCGATGAAGGCGCTCAGGCCATCGGTATGGCGCTGCTGCTCCTGAAGCTGTGCTTGCAGCTGGCCTGTCACGCGCACCCGGCCCAGGGCCACGCTGCACTGGGCGGCGAGCGTCTGCAGGAAGCGCTGTTCCTCGGCGGTGAACGTGTGCGGTTCCTTGAAATCGAGAATGATCGTTCCGAGCGGGCGTCTGTCCAGGAACATCGGGAGCACGGCGCTGGCGACAGGGGCGACGGCCCCCGTCCGTGTTTCGAGTTCCGGGTACGCCTGTACCAGCGCGCCCTGATGCTCGAAAAACATCGGCCGCTGCTGCTCCAGGGCGGCGCCTGCCGGGACGTTACCATCGAGGGGGCCACCCTGCCAGATGGTCTGGGCGCCTGCTTCATGGCCTTCGGTGGCTGCCAGCTGCAAGAGGGTGCCGGTGGGATCGATCAGCAACACCGCGCCCGCGATGGCGTTCAACGCGGCGAGAGCTGGGTGCAGGACAATGCGCAGTACTTCGGCCTGAGTATGGGTGGCGGCAATCGCCTCAGTGACCTGCTGAAGGTGTTCACTCAGGGATGTGGGAGCCGGCGTCTCCACGGCTGAGAGGTCCGACATGCCCCACCATAGCGTGAAAAAACTCTTATTCCATTTTTCTTGCGACTCTCATCTAGATTACTTCCTGTACCCTGATGGCCTTGGCTTTCCTAAAGACAATCCTGTATCTGGACCGCCGAACGAACAGCTCTCTGGGAAGAGAAACTTCAAGGTCGCACCCTCGCCAGGCTGGCCTTCGGCACAGACCCGTCCACCGTGCCGGGTGATGATGCGCTTGACCGTGGCGAGCCCGATACCAGTGCCGCTGAATTCCTGCTGACTGTGCAATCGCTGGAAGCCCCCGAAGAGCTTGCCCGCGTACTGTGGATCGAAGCCCGCGCCGTTGTCCTGCACCCGGATCTACACCTTCTATTGATACCTGCGTACGTTGGAGACAGATTGACCCCAGGTGCAGCTCGGTTTGGCAGTCGGCTCGCCCAAGTGCGTCATGGGAACAAAGCGTGACCAACGTATGCAGGTATCAATAGAGGCAACAAGCATGGTGCCATGTTGGCTCTTCCAATATCGGACTGCAAATCAGCGCACGGCAGGGCAGTTCTGGATGTTGTCACAGAAAGCAGGGCAGG belongs to Deinococcus ruber and includes:
- a CDS encoding GAF domain-containing protein, which produces MSDLSAVETPAPTSLSEHLQQVTEAIAATHTQAEVLRIVLHPALAALNAIAGAVLLIDPTGTLLQLAATEGHEAGAQTIWQGGPLDGNVPAGAALEQQRPMFFEHQGALVQAYPELETRTGAVAPVASAVLPMFLDRRPLGTIILDFKEPHTFTAEEQRFLQTLAAQCSVALGRVRVTGQLQAQLQEQQRHTDGLSAFIAFTEAAGTSTDIGYLVRQAQRVLQLSIPDLMGAYYEWNDGVWRAQMTTADMPEALRQVVEAGLSAQTPSFLMATEQRQPVLLEDWNAEVQGVPFTEAFHVVGLAPYFHQGQPRFMFTAGFSSSTTWSAAQRELFLAVARGLEQALNRADQSHLQERQAALEAFVTLTGVIGKENDPQRLAEWARDLIISFLPDWSIGYYTLQGDLWKATVTRVPDPGLEALLRAGLPLETPGYAAAVETGAPVFVDGWDAEQQRFEHTESYGIAAFYPYFTAGRPSGMLVVGTQTSTVWEAADRAVFTAVGHSLGLALAWAGQAEELQAQNAALEAFTRFTEASADTTEVAALVSRAAEVLRATLGDVSVVHYDLDAARWRATAWSIDVTPEFVTLIQEGFSQDTPRFAQAVQTQQPHFVSHWDAVGEGLPPRPNYGAVAAYPYFLDGQPVSVLSVGVKGQLSWSEREQGIIRAVGRSLGLALERTRVARQVQIQQEETERRSRTLEAFALMSRDLADETDRSVILGHAQALILSMLPPGTAAYWEPAGNRWALKAQVGDTGNADLLHRMREQGLAWTAPTVYVPWTSGHPFYQDHYIRSEETPSELISHVHAGASFLVRIHGEPVGVLAVGLFDQWTWTPADTATLETAVYSLGLVLERAESVAALRERTNQLETANTELQLSNQELEAFTYSASHDLRTPVRHVMGFAELAEKALEKAPNERVGQHLKVIKQAALRMTDLIDSMLVLSRSGRQEVNVRSVDLNRLVVQGCRDAAAEFESHPIRWQIGDLPHVQGDLQLLQQVITNLLSNAVKYSAKREVSEVKVNCEAHETEWYISVEDNGVGFDPRYAQKLFGIFQRLHTEKEFKGTGVGLATVKRIVQKHRGRVFAESDGRTGATFSFTLPKLD